Within the Planctomycetota bacterium genome, the region GGCGGTGGCGAGGCACGTGGGCCTCGCGGCGCCGAAGGCGACGGACCACTTGCCGGTGTCCGAGGCGGCGCGGTCTGCGGCGCGGCGGCGCCTGGAGGAAGCGGGCCTCCAGAAGGGGGCGCCGTACGCGATCGTCTGCGCCTACGCGCGCTGGGAGACGAAGCAGTGGCCGGCGGAGCGGTTCGCCGAGGTCGCCGACCGGCTTTACGAGTGCGTCGGGGCGCGGTCGGTCCTGGTGGGTGGCGAGGCGGCGATTCCGGCCGGTCGGACGATCTCGGGCCGGGCCAGCAGCGCGCCTATTGACCTGACGAACCGGACGACGTTAAAACAGTTAGTCGCCGTCATCGCCGGGGCACGCGTCCTGGTGAGCGACGACTCGGGCCCGATGCACATCGCGGCAGCCATGGGGATCCCGGTGGTGGCGGTTTTCGGGCCGACGAGCGCCCGCCGGACGGGGCCGTACGGGCCGGGCCACCGCGTGCTTTCCGGGCGGGCGCCGTGCAGCCCGTGTTATCGGCGCGAGTGCCTGTACGCGGGCGGGTCGCTCGCCCTGTGCTGCCTGAGGAACATCGGCGCCGACGAGGTGGCCGACGTGGCGATCGAAGTCTGGCGCGGGGCCGGATGAAAAACCCCCGCGCCCCTGTCCGGGGAGGGACTGTCGCCGTGCCGTTTCGTAGGGGGTGGCAAAAACTGCGCAACTGGTTCGTCCATCTGCTGCACCTGGACGAATCGCCCCACCGAATCGCATTCGGGGTGGCGATCGGCGTGTTCATCGCCCTGACGCCGACGATGGGCATCCAGATGGCCCTGACCGTCCTTGTGGCCACGCTTCTCGGGGCCAACAAGGTCTCCGGCGTCCCGATGGCGTGGATCACGAACCCGCTGACGGCCGTCCCGGTCTACTCGTTCAACTACCTCGTGGGCCGTGCGCTCGTAGGCGGGCCCGGCCTGAAGGAGATCGAAGGCGCAATGGCGGCCGCCATGGACCCCAGCCTCGGCTGGGGCGTACTCGCGCGGGCCTGGT harbors:
- the waaF gene encoding lipopolysaccharide heptosyltransferase II, translated to MNFSRTLIIKPSSMGDIVQALPVLTALKEAHPDARVSWLVASGLADLVEGHPRLEEVILFDRRRFGRAGRSVGAMLDFLGFLKGLRRKRFTTVLDLQGLFRSGLAALATGAPNRVGFREAREMAPLFYTSEVALAREEVHAVDRYLAVARHVGLAAPKATDHLPVSEAARSAARRRLEEAGLQKGAPYAIVCAYARWETKQWPAERFAEVADRLYECVGARSVLVGGEAAIPAGRTISGRASSAPIDLTNRTTLKQLVAVIAGARVLVSDDSGPMHIAAAMGIPVVAVFGPTSARRTGPYGPGHRVLSGRAPCSPCYRRECLYAGGSLALCCLRNIGADEVADVAIEVWRGAG
- a CDS encoding DUF2062 domain-containing protein, with product MPFRRGWQKLRNWFVHLLHLDESPHRIAFGVAIGVFIALTPTMGIQMALTVLVATLLGANKVSGVPMAWITNPLTAVPVYSFNYLVGRALVGGPGLKEIEGAMAAAMDPSLGWGVLARAWWSLMLRGAAPLWAGCALVGLVAGALAYGVMYYLITTYRRVHQRHLAKAAARGADRPDGESGTRP